A region of Haliotis asinina isolate JCU_RB_2024 chromosome 7, JCU_Hal_asi_v2, whole genome shotgun sequence DNA encodes the following proteins:
- the LOC137292159 gene encoding tripartite motif-containing protein 3-like translates to MTPDGNVAVTLRRRRCVTVWTANGHCLYEFGQGLLQCPSGLGVDKSGRIYVTDEKENDVYVFDQRGRLSHRFSDDGKTPLWQPRYVCCSRSDRVLVSDSGNHCVMVFSTLGKLLFQFGSYGKKNGQFKFPYGVCVDQEDNIIVADHYNDRVVLFSPGGEFIQNLVTSKNGLTRPCGVALRSSHTRKLYITHGDLKSLEVLVFSLVPLEYHIQIDKEQNV, encoded by the coding sequence ATGACGCCAGACGGTAACGTAGCCGTAACGTTGCGACGTCGACGGTGCGTGACGGTGTGGACGGCAAACGGCCATTGCCTGTACGAATTTGGTCAAGGTCTGCTGCAGTGTCCATCTGGACTTGGGGTCGATAAGTCAGGCAGGATATACGTCACAGACGAAAAGGAGAATGACGTGTACGTATTTGACCAAAGGGGACGGCTCTCTCACAGATTTTCGGACGACGGGAAAACGCCATTATGGCAGCCTCGATATGTCTGTTGCTCTCGATCAGACAGGGTGTTAGTGTCTGACTCTGGGAACCATTGCGTGATGGTCTTTAGTACCCTAGGGAAGCTTCTTTTCCAATTTGGATCCTATGGGAAAAAGAATGGCCAGTTCAAGTTCCCCTACGGAGTGTGTGTGGACCAAGAGGACAACATCATCGTAGCCGACCACTACAATGATCGAGTGGTTTTGTTTTCTCCTGGCGGCGAGTTTATTCAAAATCTTGTCACATCGAAGAACGGTCTGACTAGGCCATGTGGTGTTGCACTAAGAAGCTCGCACACCAGAAAACTGTACATAACACATGGGGATCTCAAGTCGTTAGAGGTGCTTGTATTCAGTTTGGTCCCACTGGAGTATCACATCCAAATTGATAAggaacaaaatgtttga